The nucleotide window TATTATATGCGAGCCCTTCAGCGTATTGCCACAATAGATTCCCTGACTGGTCTGAACAATCGACGCTGCTTTGACATGAATTATCAGAAGGAATCAGATAGAGAAAAACGGACTGGCCGGGCCTTTTCTGTGATGATGATTGACATTGACGGGTTTAAGCGGGTCAATGATGTTCATGGACATAAAGAAGGAGACCGGGTACTGATTCAAGTCGCGGATCTACTCCGCAAGCATTTAAGGGCTGCTGATCTACCCTGTCGTTATGGCGGGGATGAGTTTGCCATTCTATTACCCGACACATTGCTGACTGCTGCGGAACAGCTGAAAAACCGTCTGCTCTTACATTTATCGGAGATGAATAAAGAGAAGACTATCCAAATCGGACTCAGCATAGGAGTTCATGAATCCGATGGAAGCAGCCTGAAAGAGATGCTCCATATGGCGGATATAAAAATGTATAGAGAAAAAAACAGAAAATCAGAAATGACAATATCCGACATGACTGAGAACCTAGAAATGGTGATTGAGTCGGAAAATCAGGAGGATTTTCCGCAATAACTCACGGCATGTTCTGGTCCTTTGAAGCCACCAGCAGTTCATACCATTCATCCCTGGTCAGTTCAACTTTGAAAGCATCCATAGCCTTTTTAATTCGCTCGGGGGTTTTGCTGCCGATCACAGGATTGATCCTGCCAGGATGTTTCATGAGCCAGGCCAGAACGATACCGTCTGCCGAGACATCTTTAGCCTCTGCCATACGATTCACAATCTCTTTTGTTTTCTTCACGGTTTCAGCTGTTTTATCATCCAGGGTCTTACCGGAAAAAATACCTCTTGCCAGAGGACTCCAGGACTGTAGGCTGACTCCGTTGAGCATGCAATATTCCAGGGTCCCGATAGGGAAATCAAGATTCTTTCCCATGGAATTATTGAATCCGACAGTATTGCAGACAAAATCGGTCTTCAAAAGACTCAGCTCCAGCTGGTTGGCCACAATTTTCCTGCCCGTATAGGCCTCAATGAGCCGAATCTGATGATGATCCATATTGGAGACTCCCAGAGCACGGATCTTTTTCTTGGAAAACAGTTCATCCATGGCTTTTTTTAATTCATCCTTTTCCATCAGTGGATCTGGCCGATGCATGAGGAGGATATCCAGATAATCCGTTCCCAATCGACTCAAGATTCCATCTACAGACTCAATGATATGGGAATAGGAATAATTAAAACGAGACCCGAAAGGAACACCGGTCAGTTGGATTCCGACCTTGGACTGGATGATTATTTTTTCTCTGATATGAGGGTTTTCTTTTAAATAATGTCCAAAAACAATTTCAGATTTGCCTGATTTATAAATATCCGCCAGATCAAAAAAAGTAAGACCGCAGTCGATGGCCGTATCCAGGGCCAATCGGCCCTCATCAATGTCTTTGGGGGTGACAGGTTTTTCATCTCCCCATTCTCCCCCCAGTCCCATGGCTCCATAAATAATGTATTGTTCGGGTAAATTTTTATTTCCAATTTTCATGATAAAATCCTTTCATATTTTTTATTGAGAGATGTAATCCCCTACCAGGCATCTGGTACAAATCAATGTAGTAAGTCTAAGCCTTTTTAGATGACTTCACACCAGAAAGTTGTCACTTCAATAATAAGGGCCGTGCTTATTCATTTTTTTTGAAATAAGAACTAGAGCCCCAGCCTGTCCCCCTGGGTATAAACATTGATCCTCAGTCCCCGGGCAAAGCCGCAGACAGTCACACCATAAGAGGAAGCCAGCTCCAGGGCTGTATCCGTGGGGGCAGACAAAGAAACAATGAGAGGGATGCCGACTTTCACCATCCGCAGCACCAGGTCGGAGGAGATCCGGCCTGAGGTGATGATCAGCCCCCGGCTTAGGTCCACTCCCCCCAGGAAGCCCTTCCCGATGACCTTATCCACCGCATTCCTGCGGCTGATGTCATCCGCCCAGAACTCAATCTGGTCCTCCCCATAGGCGGCCATATGAACGCCCCCTGTCTCGTGATACACGGAGGGCAGTTTTTGAAAGGCAGCTGTGAGAGAAAGGATGTCATCGGGAGTCCTGAGGGGCCCCGGTTGTAGGGGTATGATAGTTTCATCCAGCTCGATACGAGAGGAGGCACAGTCCACCTGATCACGCAGAGTTCTGATCTGAATGCTGCGGTCCAGGGTCACACGGCAGAGGGAACCGTCCAGCTTTATCACAGGAATTTCGGAGGGCCTCAGGTAACCTTCGGTGTAGAGGATGCCCGTCACCAGGTCGGGAAGATCCCGGTTGGTAACGGGAATCTCCGTGAGTAGCTGATCATTCAGATAGACAGAGAGCCAGCTTTCGCAGATAACCGGGTCCATCCTGGATTCGGCTCGCCCGTGGTCATAGCGGATGATGGGAAACTCTTTTTTGATCACAAGGCCAGCTTTTCCAGGTCGGCAGGGCAGTTAATATTCGAAAAACTTTCGGCCCGGATGCCCCGGGCCAGGAGTTCCTCTTCTTCCAGTACGATCCGGGGCATTCTTTCGACAACCCTCTGCAGGTGGTATTCCCCGGCATAAAAAGCCTCTTCCCAATAAGGTAGAACCGATACAGGATAGAGTCCCAGAAAGGGCTGATATTTCCCTGCAAACCTCAGGACTGTGGCCTGATCCCGGCTCCTATATTCCCACAGGAGTTCCAGAACTTTTTTATCAAAGAAGGGAATATCACAGGCTAAAAGCAGAAGCCAGTCATGGACATGGGGCATCACTGATAGAATCCCATTCAAGGGTGTCGGAACTGAACTGCCGTCCTCCAGCACAGGCACTCCCATATAGAGGTAATCAGAGGGATCTTTTGCCAGCAGATACAGCTCCTGTGTCATATTCCGTGCTCCCTCCAGGGTCCACTCCAGCAGGGTCTGTCCCTTCCAGGGAAAGAGGGCCTTGTCCCGGCCGAAGCGGCGGCTGCCCCCACCAGTGAGGATTCCGGAAGTCACATAGGGGCCTGCCTCGGCCTTCAGGTCGATCATGCCGGCTCCACCCGGCAGGCCGCCACTTTCAGCTCGGGTATTTTTGACTGGGGGTCCAGGGCATCATTGGTCAGGCGGTTCACCGGAGACTCATGAAAATGAAAGGGAAGGAAGATTACCCCCGGGGCGACCCTCTCGCTCAAGCGTGCCGGAACGGTAATCTCCCCCCGTCGGGAGGTCACTCTGAGCATCCCGCCGTCTGCTACACCCAGAGCCTTCAGATCCTCCTCACAGACTTCGGCATAGGCCTCGGGGGCAAAGGTATTCAATGCCCTGGACCGGCGGGTCATGGTGGCGGTGTGATAATGATAGAGCATCCGTCCCGTGGACAGGACGAAGGGATACTCCTTGTCGGGCCGTTCCGCCGAGGGTATAAAATCCACAGGATGAAAAAGGCCCTTCCCCCGGGAAAACCGGTCTTTATGAAGGAAGGCGGTTCCCGGATGATCCTCCGTCGGACAGGGCCATTGCAGGTCTTCCTCTTCCAGACGCTCATAGCTGATACCGCCGTATGAGGGAGTGAGGGACGCAATTTCTTTCATGATGGCAGATGCATTCTTATAGGCCATGGGATACCCCATGCGGGAGGATATTCCGGCGATGATCTGCCAGTCCGGCAGAGCCTCTCCGGGGGGACTGACGGCCCCCCGAACCCGCAGCATTCGTCGCCAGGTATTGGTGAAGGTCCCCTCCTTTTCACCATAGGCGGCGGCAGGCAGAACAACATCCGCCAGAGCGGCAGTCTCGGTCATGAAAATATCCTGCACCACCAGAAAATCCAGAGCCTTCAAAGAGGCTTCCACATGATTCAGGTTCGGATCCGAGAGCATGGGATTTTCTCCCATGATGCACAGTCCCTTCAGCAGACCATCTGAGGCGGCATTCATCATCTCCATGACGGTCAGGCCCTTCTCTTCAGGAAGCTGATCCACTGCCCAGGCTGTTTGAAATTTATGCCGGATCTCCGGATTTGTCACCTGCTGGTACCCGGGATATACATTGGGGAGTCCCCCCATATCACAGGCACCCTGAACATTATTCTGTCCCCGCAGGGGATTCACACCCGTGGATTCCCTGCCGATCTGTCCGCAGACCATGGCCAGATTGGCCAGAGACAGCACATTATCGGTTCCCGTCACATGCTGAGTAATCCCCATGGCAAAGACGATGGATGACTTTTCGGCTCCTGCATAGGCCCGTGCGGCAAGGCGGAGCTTTTCTGCCGGGATGCCCGATATATCCTCTACCAGCTCGGGAGTGAAGGGCTTCACCGCTTCTTCCAGGGCGGCAAAATTTTCCGTCCTGGATTCTATAAAGTCCCGGTCAGCCAGTCCTTCTTCCAGGATGATGTGAATCAGACCGTTGATCCAGGCCACATCTGTTCCTGATTTTTGCCGGAGCCAGAGGTAGGAACCCTGTAGCAGATCTATCTTACGGGGATCGATGACGATGATCTTCGCCCCCCGGTCCCGGGCATAGCGGATATAGGTGGCGGTAACCGGATGAGTCTCGGAGACATTGGCTCCCGTGATCAGAATACAGTCCGCCCCGGCCAGATCGCCGATGGGATTGGTCATGGCTCCCGAACCAAAGGCACGTCCCAGTCCGGCCACGGTGGGGGCATGGCAGAGCCGGGCACAGTGATCCACCGAATTAGTCCCCAAAGCCGTGCGCACAAATTTCTGAAAGACATAATTCTC belongs to Oceanispirochaeta sp. and includes:
- a CDS encoding sensor domain-containing diguanylate cyclase codes for the protein MMITGGNDQLNDLIKLSFLTELGKEISSCKTVHETMNAVMNHVGIIFAPSYWSLLLRNPKTGDLKFEVVVGSGVENMKGMTLPCGQGIAGWIAENGEALIIEDVERDKRFFSEMDKLNQFKTESIIGVPLKNGKKVFGVIELINKIDGKPFSPLELQLLKTIADFAGIAIEKAYYMRALQRIATIDSLTGLNNRRCFDMNYQKESDREKRTGRAFSVMMIDIDGFKRVNDVHGHKEGDRVLIQVADLLRKHLRAADLPCRYGGDEFAILLPDTLLTAAEQLKNRLLLHLSEMNKEKTIQIGLSIGVHESDGSSLKEMLHMADIKMYREKNRKSEMTISDMTENLEMVIESENQEDFPQ
- a CDS encoding aldo/keto reductase → MKIGNKNLPEQYIIYGAMGLGGEWGDEKPVTPKDIDEGRLALDTAIDCGLTFFDLADIYKSGKSEIVFGHYLKENPHIREKIIIQSKVGIQLTGVPFGSRFNYSYSHIIESVDGILSRLGTDYLDILLMHRPDPLMEKDELKKAMDELFSKKKIRALGVSNMDHHQIRLIEAYTGRKIVANQLELSLLKTDFVCNTVGFNNSMGKNLDFPIGTLEYCMLNGVSLQSWSPLARGIFSGKTLDDKTAETVKKTKEIVNRMAEAKDVSADGIVLAWLMKHPGRINPVIGSKTPERIKKAMDAFKVELTRDEWYELLVASKDQNMP
- a CDS encoding molybdenum cofactor guanylyltransferase: MIDLKAEAGPYVTSGILTGGGSRRFGRDKALFPWKGQTLLEWTLEGARNMTQELYLLAKDPSDYLYMGVPVLEDGSSVPTPLNGILSVMPHVHDWLLLLACDIPFFDKKVLELLWEYRSRDQATVLRFAGKYQPFLGLYPVSVLPYWEEAFYAGEYHLQRVVERMPRIVLEEEELLARGIRAESFSNINCPADLEKLAL
- the fdhD gene encoding formate dehydrogenase accessory sulfurtransferase FdhD, with translation MIKKEFPIIRYDHGRAESRMDPVICESWLSVYLNDQLLTEIPVTNRDLPDLVTGILYTEGYLRPSEIPVIKLDGSLCRVTLDRSIQIRTLRDQVDCASSRIELDETIIPLQPGPLRTPDDILSLTAAFQKLPSVYHETGGVHMAAYGEDQIEFWADDISRRNAVDKVIGKGFLGGVDLSRGLIITSGRISSDLVLRMVKVGIPLIVSLSAPTDTALELASSYGVTVCGFARGLRINVYTQGDRLGL
- the fdhF gene encoding formate dehydrogenase subunit alpha encodes the protein MDSVHISINGQTIRVEKGRNLLDAARENGFDIPSLCYMKHMHSLETCRMCVVRIEGLPGLKSACSLPVKEGMVVTAFDDEIEKVRRTTLELILADHDYDCSICHQAGECSLQDLAYRYQIGEDTNRSFGSVHDRPDLKYDDSSPVLEFDPGKCIRCGICIQACTEIQGKFVLDWMDRGMDVYPSPEYREWKDSSCDGCGECVQNCPTAALTEKPVNGRFRISTIDRKVRTTCGYCGVGCQMDLWVKGNRVVKVRGAGPEILPNRGRLCVKGRFGYEFLSSPERLTKPLIRENGEFREASWDEALSLTARRLSHIRDNSGSDALAGLASARCSNEENYVFQKFVRTALGTNSVDHCARLCHAPTVAGLGRAFGSGAMTNPIGDLAGADCILITGANVSETHPVTATYIRYARDRGAKIIVIDPRKIDLLQGSYLWLRQKSGTDVAWINGLIHIILEEGLADRDFIESRTENFAALEEAVKPFTPELVEDISGIPAEKLRLAARAYAGAEKSSIVFAMGITQHVTGTDNVLSLANLAMVCGQIGRESTGVNPLRGQNNVQGACDMGGLPNVYPGYQQVTNPEIRHKFQTAWAVDQLPEEKGLTVMEMMNAASDGLLKGLCIMGENPMLSDPNLNHVEASLKALDFLVVQDIFMTETAALADVVLPAAAYGEKEGTFTNTWRRMLRVRGAVSPPGEALPDWQIIAGISSRMGYPMAYKNASAIMKEIASLTPSYGGISYERLEEEDLQWPCPTEDHPGTAFLHKDRFSRGKGLFHPVDFIPSAERPDKEYPFVLSTGRMLYHYHTATMTRRSRALNTFAPEAYAEVCEEDLKALGVADGGMLRVTSRRGEITVPARLSERVAPGVIFLPFHFHESPVNRLTNDALDPQSKIPELKVAACRVEPA